The following are encoded together in the Xanthomonas sacchari genome:
- a CDS encoding serine hydrolase, which yields MKSISMGCGLLLAMSATVQAQAPAPTAVPAPAPAALPPGLQDLDAQVERVRKQFDVPGIAIAIVKDGQVVLERGYGVRELGKPEPVDAQTLFAIASNTKAFTAAALSILADEGKLKLEDRVVDHLPWFQMSDAYVTREMRVRDLLSHRSGLSLGAGDLLFWPATSYSNEEVVRRLAHVPLKGGFRDRYAYDNILYAVAQKLIEQVSGQSYAEFVRQRIFVPVGMTGARINSDHLQPGDATAVGHAKFDFRELRTVAPLTWSNNSGAGGIYANVHDMAKWMQVQLDGGRLPAADSQTRQLFSAQRQQEMWQMITPIAISEPSVPELLPARPNFAGYGEGWSLSDYRGAKLVWHTGGWPGMVSRLTLVPERKLGVIVLTNQEVGAAFNAITLRVLDAYLGAPATDWTAAYAKAVAKADANADEDWAKHVAARDAKSTPSLPLSGYAGTYRDPWYGDVVVRQQGKRLELQFSKTAQLVGTLEHWQHDTFIVRWRDRSLNADAFINFALTPDSKVREARMQAISPLTDFSFDFQDLVLTPE from the coding sequence TTGAAGAGCATCTCGATGGGCTGCGGCCTGTTGCTGGCGATGAGCGCCACCGTGCAGGCGCAGGCGCCGGCCCCCACCGCGGTTCCCGCACCGGCGCCGGCCGCATTGCCGCCGGGGCTGCAGGATCTGGACGCGCAGGTGGAGCGCGTGCGCAAGCAGTTCGACGTGCCGGGCATCGCCATCGCCATCGTCAAGGACGGGCAGGTGGTGCTGGAGCGCGGCTATGGCGTGCGCGAACTCGGCAAGCCGGAACCGGTGGATGCGCAGACCCTGTTCGCCATCGCCTCCAACACCAAGGCCTTCACCGCCGCGGCGCTGTCGATCCTGGCCGACGAGGGCAAGCTCAAGCTGGAGGACCGGGTGGTGGATCACCTGCCGTGGTTCCAGATGTCCGATGCCTACGTCACCCGCGAGATGCGCGTGCGCGACCTGCTCAGCCACCGCAGCGGCCTGAGCCTGGGGGCGGGTGACCTGCTGTTCTGGCCGGCCACCAGTTACAGCAACGAGGAAGTGGTGCGGCGCCTGGCGCACGTGCCGCTGAAGGGCGGTTTCCGCGACCGCTACGCCTACGACAACATTCTGTACGCAGTGGCGCAGAAGCTGATCGAGCAGGTGTCCGGGCAGAGCTACGCCGAGTTCGTGCGCCAGCGCATCTTCGTGCCGGTGGGCATGACCGGCGCACGCATCAACAGCGACCATCTTCAGCCGGGCGATGCAACTGCGGTCGGCCATGCGAAGTTCGATTTCCGCGAGCTGCGCACGGTGGCGCCGCTGACCTGGTCCAACAATTCCGGCGCCGGCGGCATCTACGCCAACGTGCACGACATGGCCAAGTGGATGCAGGTGCAGCTCGACGGCGGCCGCCTGCCGGCGGCCGACAGCCAGACGCGGCAGTTGTTCAGTGCGCAGCGCCAGCAGGAGATGTGGCAGATGATCACGCCGATCGCGATCTCCGAGCCGAGCGTGCCGGAATTGCTGCCGGCCAGGCCCAACTTCGCCGGTTACGGCGAGGGCTGGAGCCTGAGCGACTACCGCGGCGCCAAGCTGGTCTGGCACACCGGCGGCTGGCCGGGCATGGTCTCGCGGCTGACCCTGGTGCCGGAGCGCAAGCTCGGTGTGATCGTGCTGACCAACCAGGAAGTCGGCGCCGCCTTCAACGCGATCACCCTGCGCGTGCTGGACGCCTACCTGGGCGCGCCGGCGACCGACTGGACCGCCGCCTACGCCAAGGCCGTGGCCAAGGCCGACGCCAACGCCGACGAGGACTGGGCCAAGCACGTCGCGGCCCGGGACGCCAAGTCCACCCCGTCGCTGCCGCTGTCCGGCTATGCCGGCACCTACCGCGACCCGTGGTACGGCGACGTGGTGGTGCGCCAGCAGGGCAAGCGCCTGGAACTGCAGTTCAGCAAGACCGCGCAACTGGTCGGCACCCTGGAGCACTGGCAGCACGACACCTTCATCGTCCGCTGGCGCGACCGCTCGCTCAACGCCGACGCCTTCATCAATTTCGCGCTCACGCCCGACAGCAAGGTGCGCGAGGCGCGCATGCAGGCGATCTCGCCGCTGACCGATTTCAGCTTCGATTTCCAGGATCTGGTGCTGACGCCAGAGTGA
- the tgt gene encoding tRNA guanosine(34) transglycosylase Tgt, whose translation MSRLQFQLYTTDGAARRGRLTFPRGTVETPAFMPVGTYGSVKGVLPEQIKALGAQIILGNTFHLYLRPGLDVIGDHGGLHGFARWDGPILTDSGGFQVFSLAHRRKISEQGVTFASPTDGAKVFLGPEESMKIQRVLDSDIVMIFDECTPYPATEDVARRSMELSLRWAQRSRDAHDALGNDAALFGIVQGGVHADLRSRSIEGLQAIGFDGYAIGGLAVGEREHERNAMLEHLHPRLPGDRPRYLMGVGRPEDLVEGVARGVDMFDCVMPTRNARNGHYFTSFGTVRIRNAKYERDLDPIEPGCGCHACSSGYTRAYLRHLDRCNEMLAPMLGTLHNLWYYQKLMADMRAAIAAGTFAQFRRSFYAARGVEATPLPSEQG comes from the coding sequence ATGTCCCGATTGCAGTTCCAGCTCTACACCACCGACGGCGCCGCCCGTCGCGGCCGCCTGACCTTCCCGCGCGGGACGGTCGAGACCCCCGCGTTCATGCCGGTGGGCACCTACGGCTCGGTCAAGGGCGTGCTGCCCGAGCAGATCAAGGCGCTGGGCGCGCAGATCATCCTCGGCAACACCTTCCACCTGTACCTGCGTCCGGGCCTGGATGTGATCGGCGACCATGGCGGCCTGCACGGCTTTGCCCGCTGGGACGGGCCGATCCTCACCGATTCCGGCGGTTTCCAGGTGTTCTCGCTGGCGCACCGGCGCAAGATCAGCGAGCAGGGCGTCACCTTCGCCTCGCCGACCGACGGCGCCAAGGTGTTCCTGGGGCCGGAGGAGAGCATGAAGATCCAGCGGGTGCTCGATTCGGACATCGTGATGATCTTCGACGAGTGCACCCCATACCCGGCCACCGAGGACGTGGCGCGGCGCTCGATGGAACTGAGCCTGCGCTGGGCGCAGCGCTCGCGCGACGCGCACGACGCGCTGGGCAACGATGCGGCGCTGTTCGGCATCGTCCAGGGCGGCGTGCATGCGGACCTGCGCAGCCGCTCGATCGAGGGGCTGCAGGCGATCGGCTTCGACGGCTACGCGATCGGCGGCCTGGCGGTGGGCGAGCGGGAGCACGAGCGCAACGCGATGCTCGAGCACCTGCATCCGCGCCTGCCCGGCGACCGCCCGCGCTACCTGATGGGCGTGGGCCGGCCGGAGGACCTGGTCGAGGGCGTGGCCCGCGGCGTGGACATGTTCGACTGCGTGATGCCGACCCGCAACGCGCGCAACGGCCACTATTTCACCTCGTTCGGCACGGTGCGCATCCGCAACGCCAAGTATGAGCGCGACCTCGACCCGATCGAGCCGGGCTGCGGCTGCCACGCCTGCAGCAGCGGCTATACCCGCGCCTACCTGCGCCACCTGGACCGCTGCAACGAGATGCTGGCGCCGATGCTCGGCACCCTGCACAACCTCTGGTACTACCAGAAGCTGATGGCCGACATGCGCGCGGCGATCGCCGCGGGAACCTTTGCCCAGTTCCGGCGGTCCTTCTATGCGGCGCGCGGCGTCGAAGCCACGCCACTCCCCTCGGAGCAAGGCTGA
- a CDS encoding DUF72 domain-containing protein, translated as MNDLFDSAPATPEGIRVGIGGWTYAPWRGGMFYPQGLVQRRELEYASRHVTSIEINGTYYGAQKPETYARWRDETPPGFLFSAKAPKRITALRRLAGAGTQIEDFVGGIASLGDRLGPLLWQFEHGYRLDLDDLAAFLDLLPRKVGGHRLRHVLEVRDPACVGPELLHLTRRHGVATVFTDSPEFPSFADLSTDFVYARLMRSRADLAHGYPPKELQAWAAHAQAWRRGEDPQALPHADTTVAKTTPREVFVYFISAAKEHNPAAAMALLKLLGSAAQA; from the coding sequence ATGAACGACCTCTTCGACTCCGCCCCGGCCACGCCGGAGGGCATCCGCGTCGGCATCGGCGGCTGGACCTACGCGCCATGGCGTGGCGGCATGTTCTATCCGCAGGGCCTGGTGCAGCGACGCGAGCTGGAATACGCCAGCCGCCACGTCACCAGCATCGAGATCAACGGCACCTACTACGGCGCGCAGAAGCCGGAGACCTATGCGCGCTGGCGCGACGAGACGCCGCCGGGCTTCCTGTTCTCGGCCAAGGCGCCCAAGCGCATCACCGCCTTGCGGCGGCTGGCCGGCGCCGGCACGCAGATCGAGGACTTCGTCGGCGGCATCGCCAGCCTCGGCGACCGCCTCGGCCCGCTGCTGTGGCAATTCGAACACGGCTATCGCCTGGACCTGGACGACCTGGCCGCGTTCCTCGACCTGCTGCCGCGCAAGGTCGGCGGACACCGGCTGCGCCACGTGCTTGAAGTGCGCGATCCGGCTTGCGTCGGTCCGGAACTGCTGCACCTGACCCGGCGGCACGGCGTGGCCACGGTGTTCACCGATTCGCCCGAATTCCCCTCCTTCGCCGACCTGAGTACCGACTTCGTCTATGCACGGCTGATGCGCAGCCGCGCCGACCTCGCCCATGGCTACCCGCCCAAGGAACTGCAGGCCTGGGCCGCGCACGCGCAAGCCTGGCGCCGCGGCGAGGATCCGCAGGCGCTGCCGCACGCGGATACGACGGTGGCCAAGACCACGCCGCGCGAGGTCTTCGTCTACTTCATCAGCGCCGCCAAGGAACACAATCCCGCCGCGGCGATGGCCTTGCTGAAGCTGCTGGGGTCCGCCGCACAGGCGTGA
- a CDS encoding sensor domain-containing diguanylate cyclase — protein MIKPRKPANEAARLQALHALQILDTEPEASYDDLVGIAAKLCDTPSALISLVDAERQWLKAQRNVCLLSNARDESFCGHTILTPEQVMVVADATADARFQHNPLVTEGGVRFYAGAPLLTREGLPVGTVCVLDNRPRTLEPEQLAALQALSRQVMQLIELRRSSHALALQLRERAWYEQQLLQYQESLESLNAELLEQARTDPLTGLLNRRAFATALMIHAEAAQPGSAPLSVAILDLDYFKSVNDLHGHDKGDEALLALADMLRARLPPDSVVARYGGGEFALLLPGMDAVQAMRTCERLRQDTSLLQLGIPLTASIGVATLQDHESAEDLLKRADQGLFQAKRAGRDCVSLAA, from the coding sequence GTGATCAAGCCTCGCAAGCCCGCCAACGAAGCCGCACGCCTGCAGGCGCTGCATGCGTTGCAGATCCTCGATACCGAACCGGAAGCGTCCTACGACGATCTGGTCGGCATCGCCGCCAAGCTGTGCGACACGCCCTCGGCGCTGATCTCGCTGGTGGACGCCGAACGCCAATGGCTGAAGGCGCAGCGCAACGTCTGCCTGTTGAGCAATGCGCGCGACGAGTCGTTCTGCGGGCACACCATCCTGACCCCGGAGCAGGTCATGGTGGTCGCCGACGCCACCGCCGATGCGCGCTTCCAGCACAATCCGCTGGTCACCGAGGGCGGGGTGCGGTTCTACGCCGGCGCGCCGCTGCTGACCCGCGAGGGCCTGCCGGTCGGCACGGTGTGCGTGCTCGACAATCGTCCGCGCACCCTGGAGCCGGAACAACTGGCGGCATTGCAGGCGCTGTCGCGGCAGGTGATGCAACTGATCGAACTGCGCCGCAGCAGCCATGCGCTGGCGCTGCAGCTGCGCGAACGCGCCTGGTACGAGCAACAGCTGCTGCAGTACCAGGAGTCGCTGGAATCGCTCAACGCCGAGTTGCTGGAGCAGGCACGCACCGATCCGCTGACCGGCCTGCTCAATCGCCGTGCCTTCGCCACCGCGTTGATGATCCACGCCGAGGCGGCGCAGCCGGGTTCGGCGCCGCTGAGCGTGGCGATCTTGGATCTGGACTACTTCAAGAGCGTCAACGACCTGCACGGCCACGACAAGGGCGACGAGGCGCTGTTGGCGCTGGCCGACATGCTGCGCGCGCGCCTGCCGCCGGACAGCGTCGTGGCGCGTTACGGCGGCGGCGAATTCGCGCTGTTGCTGCCCGGTATGGATGCGGTACAGGCCATGCGCACCTGCGAGCGCCTGCGCCAGGACACCAGCCTGCTGCAACTCGGCATCCCGCTGACCGCCAGCATCGGCGTGGCCACGCTGCAGGACCACGAGAGCGCCGAAGACCTGCTCAAGCGTGCCGACCAGGGCCTGTTCCAGGCCAAGCGTGCCGGCCGTGATTGCGTGTCGCTGGCGGCGTAG
- a CDS encoding pseudouridine synthase encodes MSVRLNKHIAETGFCSRREADRLIAARRVTVNGQPGGVGSVVGEGDEVKVDGQPLRARAKAKSGRRHVYIALNKPVGVTCTTESAVKGNIVDFVGHEQRIFPIGRLDKESEGLILMTSNGDIVNEILRAENRHQKEYLVAVNKPVTDEFLRGMARGVRVHDQMTLPCRTARIAKFGFRIVLEQGLNRQIRLMAAAFDYRVTQLRRVRIDNIKLGALKPGQWRNLTEQELRGLLPQRQEW; translated from the coding sequence ATGTCAGTCCGCCTCAACAAGCACATCGCCGAGACCGGGTTTTGCTCGCGCCGCGAGGCCGATCGGCTGATCGCCGCGCGCCGTGTGACCGTCAACGGCCAGCCGGGCGGGGTCGGTTCGGTGGTGGGCGAGGGCGACGAGGTCAAGGTCGACGGACAGCCGCTGCGCGCGCGGGCCAAGGCCAAGAGCGGGCGCCGCCACGTCTATATCGCGCTGAACAAGCCGGTCGGGGTGACCTGTACCACCGAGAGCGCGGTCAAGGGCAACATCGTCGACTTCGTCGGCCACGAGCAGCGCATCTTCCCGATCGGGCGCCTGGACAAGGAGTCCGAGGGGCTGATCCTGATGACCAGCAACGGCGACATCGTTAACGAGATCCTGCGCGCCGAGAACCGCCACCAGAAGGAATATCTGGTGGCGGTGAACAAGCCGGTCACCGACGAATTCCTGCGCGGCATGGCGCGCGGGGTGCGCGTGCACGACCAGATGACCCTGCCGTGCCGCACCGCGCGCATCGCCAAGTTCGGCTTTCGCATCGTGTTGGAGCAGGGCCTCAACCGGCAGATCCGCTTGATGGCCGCCGCGTTCGACTACCGGGTCACCCAGTTGCGCCGCGTGCGTATCGACAACATCAAGCTCGGCGCGCTGAAGCCGGGCCAATGGCGCAATCTCACCGAGCAGGAACTGCGCGGCCTGCTGCCGCAGCGGCAGGAGTGGTAA
- the yajC gene encoding preprotein translocase subunit YajC yields the protein MNPLDFLIPVAQAQTAGGTAPAGGGLQMFLLPIILIAVMYFVMIRPQMKRQKEHKSMLDKLGRGDEVITSGGVAGVVTDIGDNFITIEVADNVRIRVQKGAVGNVLPKGTLKSA from the coding sequence ATGAATCCGCTCGATTTCCTGATCCCCGTCGCCCAGGCCCAGACCGCCGGCGGCACCGCCCCAGCCGGTGGCGGCCTGCAGATGTTCCTGCTGCCCATCATCCTGATCGCGGTGATGTATTTCGTGATGATCCGGCCGCAGATGAAGCGCCAGAAGGAACACAAGTCGATGCTGGACAAGCTCGGCCGTGGCGACGAGGTCATCACCTCCGGCGGCGTGGCCGGCGTGGTCACCGACATCGGCGACAACTTCATCACCATCGAAGTGGCCGACAACGTGCGCATCCGCGTGCAGAAGGGCGCCGTCGGCAATGTCCTGCCGAAGGGCACGCTGAAGTCCGCCTGA
- a CDS encoding DMT family transporter encodes MPMHPATKAQLQIHFCVLLWGITAILGKLITLPALPLVWWRMLMVVAALALLPRVWRGLAALTPKLALGYAIVGALVGLHWLTFYGAIKLANASVAATCIALAPVFTAVIEPWVAKRPFRPSELAFGLAVLPGVALVVGGVPHGMRAGVAVGAVSALLVAAFGSLNKRLVDHADPLTVTALELGAGTLTLTALAPLLPFVLPALSGPLLVLPSLHDTALLLALALLCTLLPFALALVALRRLSAYAVQLVTNLEPVYAIVFAIVLLDEQRQLTGLFYLGVAVILGAVFLHPLLTRTRPVQHPELLATCEAKNVVE; translated from the coding sequence ATGCCGATGCACCCCGCCACCAAAGCCCAGCTGCAAATCCATTTCTGCGTCCTGCTGTGGGGGATCACCGCTATTCTCGGCAAGCTGATCACCCTGCCCGCGCTGCCGCTGGTGTGGTGGCGCATGCTGATGGTGGTGGCGGCGCTGGCGCTGCTGCCGCGAGTGTGGCGCGGACTGGCGGCGCTGACGCCGAAACTGGCGCTGGGCTATGCCATCGTCGGCGCCCTGGTCGGCCTGCACTGGCTCACGTTCTACGGCGCGATCAAGCTGGCCAATGCCTCGGTGGCGGCGACCTGCATCGCGCTGGCGCCGGTGTTCACCGCAGTGATCGAACCTTGGGTGGCGAAGCGGCCATTCCGCCCCAGCGAACTGGCCTTCGGCCTGGCGGTGCTGCCCGGCGTGGCGCTGGTGGTCGGCGGGGTACCGCACGGCATGCGCGCCGGCGTAGCGGTCGGCGCGGTGTCGGCGTTGCTGGTGGCGGCGTTCGGCTCGCTCAACAAGCGCCTGGTCGACCATGCCGATCCGCTGACCGTGACCGCGCTGGAACTGGGCGCCGGCACCCTAACCCTGACCGCGCTGGCACCATTGCTGCCATTCGTGCTGCCGGCGCTGAGCGGGCCCTTGCTGGTGCTGCCCAGCCTGCACGACACCGCGCTGCTGCTGGCGCTGGCGCTGCTGTGCACGCTGCTGCCGTTCGCCCTGGCCCTGGTCGCGCTGCGCCGGCTCAGCGCCTATGCGGTGCAACTGGTCACCAACCTGGAACCGGTCTACGCGATCGTGTTCGCGATCGTGCTGCTGGACGAGCAACGCCAGCTCACCGGGCTGTTCTACCTCGGCGTGGCGGTGATCCTGGGCGCGGTGTTCCTGCATCCGCTGCTGACCCGCACGCGGCCGGTCCAGCACCCGGAACTGCTGGCGACCTGCGAGGCGAAGAACGTGGTGGAGTGA
- a CDS encoding 2-keto-3-deoxygluconate permease, whose amino-acid sequence MRIKHTLERLPGGMMLAPLLLGALCHTLWPQAGAWFGSFTQGLIGGLVPILAVWCFCLGASIRLRSGGRVLRASGVLVLTKIAVAWLTAVIAARLLPPGGIVAGLWSGMSVLALVAAMDMTNAGLFAALMQQYGRRGEAGAMALMSLESGPLVTMLILGTAGVASFEPRLLLGAVLPLLAGFALGNLDPALRALFARAVPALIPFFAFALGNTLDLRMVAHAGVAGIALGLGVIVATGIPLLLADRWLAGGNGSAGLAASSTAGAAVATPALVAAVAPQFRATAPAATALVATSVVVTALLVPPLTAAYARRMARAGSPPAPDA is encoded by the coding sequence ATGCGCATCAAGCACACGCTCGAACGTCTTCCCGGCGGCATGATGCTGGCACCGCTGCTGCTCGGCGCCCTCTGCCACACGCTGTGGCCGCAGGCCGGCGCCTGGTTCGGCTCGTTCACCCAGGGCCTGATCGGCGGGTTGGTGCCGATCCTGGCGGTGTGGTGCTTCTGCCTGGGCGCCTCGATCCGGCTGCGCAGCGGCGGCCGCGTGCTGCGCGCCTCCGGCGTGCTGGTGCTGACCAAGATCGCGGTGGCGTGGCTGACCGCGGTGATTGCCGCGCGCCTGTTGCCGCCAGGCGGCATCGTCGCCGGCCTGTGGAGTGGCATGTCGGTGCTGGCGCTGGTCGCGGCGATGGACATGACCAACGCCGGCCTGTTCGCCGCGCTGATGCAGCAGTACGGCCGCCGCGGCGAGGCCGGGGCGATGGCGCTGATGTCGCTGGAATCCGGGCCGCTGGTGACCATGCTGATCCTCGGCACTGCCGGCGTCGCCAGCTTCGAGCCACGCCTTCTGCTGGGCGCGGTGCTGCCGCTGCTGGCCGGTTTCGCGCTCGGCAACCTGGACCCCGCGCTGCGCGCGCTGTTCGCGCGGGCGGTGCCGGCACTGATCCCGTTCTTCGCCTTCGCCCTTGGCAACACCCTGGACCTGCGCATGGTCGCCCATGCCGGCGTGGCCGGGATCGCACTCGGCCTGGGGGTGATCGTGGCGACCGGGATCCCGCTGCTGCTGGCCGATCGCTGGCTGGCCGGCGGCAACGGCAGCGCCGGCCTCGCCGCCTCCAGTACCGCTGGCGCGGCGGTGGCCACGCCCGCACTGGTGGCCGCGGTGGCGCCGCAGTTCCGGGCCACTGCGCCGGCCGCGACCGCGCTGGTGGCGACCTCGGTGGTGGTGACGGCACTGCTGGTGCCGCCGCTCACCGCCGCGTATGCGCGCAGGATGGCGCGGGCCGGATCGCCACCGGCGCCAGACGCCTGA
- a CDS encoding ABC transporter ATP-binding protein, giving the protein MFRWFESLIEVFPKIETQMPPRGVVRFYLHYLRPLWPLLLATLLAGLALALVEVAMFDFLGRIVDMVAEQPGPDFFQRHAGELLWMAFIVLVARPLFVALHNLLVNQAIVPGLSNRARWLMHNYVVRQSLGFFQNDFAGRIANRVMQTGTSLRESAVQMVDALWYIVVYTGSALYLFAQADPWLMAPLLVWVLVYVGLMVYFVPRMKQRAWIASDARSKAMGRIVDGYTNIATLKLFSHAGREQAYVREAIDELAVKHRGQTRMTTAMDSAIAIVNGFLIAVTCGLALWLWSRGQISVGAITLATGLVIRIHNMSGWIMWTVNGIFEDIGAVQDGMETIAQPAQVQDRADAVPLRVERGEVRFEHIHFHYGKRGGVIAGLDLQVRAGEKIGLVGPSGAGKSTLVNVLLRLYDLEQGRILIDGQDIAGVTQESLRQQIGLVTQDTSLLHRSIRDNLLYGRPDASEAQLRAAVAKARADEFIEQLQDGEGQRGYDAQVGERGVKLSGGQRQRIAIARVLLKDAPILILDEATSALDSEVEAAIQDSLDELMAGKTVIAIAHRLSTIARMDRLVVMDRGAIVETGTHAELVARGGLYARLWARQTGGFVAAD; this is encoded by the coding sequence ATGTTCCGCTGGTTCGAGTCCCTGATCGAGGTCTTCCCGAAGATCGAGACGCAGATGCCGCCGCGTGGGGTGGTGCGCTTCTATCTGCATTACCTGCGTCCGCTGTGGCCGCTGCTGCTGGCCACGCTGCTGGCCGGTCTGGCGCTGGCGCTGGTGGAAGTGGCGATGTTCGACTTCCTCGGCCGCATCGTCGACATGGTCGCCGAGCAGCCGGGGCCGGACTTCTTCCAGCGCCATGCCGGCGAGCTGCTGTGGATGGCCTTCATCGTGCTGGTGGCGCGGCCGCTGTTTGTGGCCCTGCACAACCTGCTGGTGAACCAGGCGATCGTGCCTGGCCTGAGCAACCGCGCGCGCTGGCTGATGCACAACTACGTGGTGCGGCAGAGTCTGGGCTTCTTCCAGAACGATTTCGCCGGGCGCATCGCCAACCGGGTGATGCAGACCGGCACCTCGCTGCGCGAGTCGGCGGTGCAGATGGTCGATGCGCTCTGGTACATCGTGGTCTATACCGGCAGCGCGCTGTACCTGTTCGCGCAGGCCGATCCCTGGCTGATGGCGCCGCTGCTGGTGTGGGTGCTGGTCTACGTGGGGCTGATGGTCTACTTCGTGCCGCGGATGAAGCAGCGCGCCTGGATCGCCTCGGACGCGCGCTCCAAGGCGATGGGCCGCATCGTCGACGGCTACACCAACATCGCCACGCTCAAGCTGTTCTCGCACGCCGGGCGCGAGCAGGCCTACGTGCGCGAGGCGATCGACGAGCTGGCGGTCAAGCACCGCGGGCAGACCCGCATGACCACGGCGATGGACAGCGCCATCGCCATCGTCAACGGCTTCCTGATCGCGGTGACCTGCGGGCTGGCGCTGTGGCTGTGGAGCCGCGGCCAGATCAGCGTCGGCGCGATCACCCTGGCCACCGGCCTGGTGATCCGCATCCACAACATGTCCGGCTGGATCATGTGGACCGTCAACGGCATCTTCGAGGACATCGGCGCGGTGCAGGACGGCATGGAGACCATCGCGCAGCCGGCGCAGGTGCAGGACCGCGCCGACGCGGTGCCGCTGCGCGTGGAGCGGGGCGAGGTGCGCTTCGAGCACATCCACTTCCACTACGGCAAGCGCGGCGGGGTCATCGCCGGGCTCGACCTGCAGGTGCGCGCGGGCGAGAAGATCGGCCTGGTCGGGCCATCCGGTGCCGGCAAGTCGACCCTGGTCAACGTGCTGCTGCGGCTGTACGACCTGGAGCAGGGCCGCATCCTGATCGACGGGCAGGACATCGCCGGCGTCACCCAGGAGAGCCTGCGCCAGCAGATCGGCCTGGTCACCCAGGACACTTCGCTGCTGCATCGCTCGATCCGCGACAACCTGCTGTACGGCCGCCCCGATGCCAGCGAGGCGCAATTGCGCGCCGCCGTGGCCAAGGCGCGCGCCGACGAGTTCATCGAGCAGTTGCAGGACGGCGAGGGCCAGCGCGGCTACGACGCGCAGGTGGGCGAGCGCGGGGTCAAGCTGTCCGGCGGCCAGCGCCAGCGCATCGCCATCGCCCGCGTGCTGCTCAAGGACGCGCCGATCCTGATCCTGGACGAGGCCACCTCGGCGCTGGATTCGGAAGTGGAGGCGGCGATCCAGGACAGCCTGGACGAACTGATGGCGGGCAAGACGGTGATCGCGATCGCCCACCGGCTCTCGACCATCGCGCGGATGGATCGGCTGGTGGTGATGGACCGCGGCGCCATCGTCGAGACCGGCACCCACGCCGAGCTGGTCGCCCGCGGCGGCCTGTACGCGCGGCTGTGGGCGCGCCAGACCGGCGGCTTCGTCGCGGCGGACTGA